A window of Christiangramia forsetii KT0803 contains these coding sequences:
- a CDS encoding ligase-associated DNA damage response exonuclease, translating to MEIPLLAFNENGIYCAAADVYLDPWKPVDKAIISHGHADHSRWGHKKYITHHSNVPIIKHRLGDIVVSGVEWNENFTINGVKFSLHPAGHIIGSSQIRVEYKGEVWVFTGDYKTEDDGVAVPYEPVKCDTFITECTFGLPAFKWIPQKQVFDDINNWWQQNQDDGRTSVLFGYSLGKAQRLLKHLDTSIGKIYTHGAIENMTEVLRDQIDFPETTRITRETKKEEIKGNIVLAPGSAHGTTWIKKMVPYVTASASGWMTFRGARRRRAIDKGFVLSDHCDWQGLLKSIKETGCEKVICTHGYTDIFSRFLREQGYDARTEETQYEGEAGQMESDKEKDSE from the coding sequence ATGGAAATACCTTTATTAGCTTTTAATGAGAATGGCATTTACTGTGCTGCGGCAGATGTATATCTGGATCCGTGGAAACCGGTAGATAAAGCTATTATTTCCCATGGACATGCCGATCATTCCCGCTGGGGACATAAAAAATATATAACCCATCACAGCAATGTGCCTATCATTAAGCACCGGCTTGGGGATATTGTAGTTTCAGGAGTTGAATGGAATGAAAATTTTACGATTAACGGCGTGAAATTCTCTTTGCATCCTGCCGGTCATATTATAGGTTCTTCCCAGATAAGGGTTGAATATAAGGGCGAAGTCTGGGTTTTTACCGGGGATTATAAAACCGAAGATGATGGCGTCGCTGTTCCATACGAACCCGTAAAATGCGACACGTTCATTACTGAATGTACTTTTGGTCTTCCGGCTTTTAAATGGATTCCGCAGAAACAGGTTTTTGATGATATTAATAACTGGTGGCAGCAAAACCAGGATGATGGAAGAACATCTGTGCTTTTTGGATATTCTTTAGGTAAAGCTCAGCGACTGCTGAAACATTTGGATACATCTATCGGTAAAATATATACCCACGGAGCTATTGAAAATATGACCGAAGTACTGAGAGATCAGATAGATTTCCCGGAAACTACAAGGATTACCAGGGAGACCAAAAAAGAAGAGATCAAAGGAAATATAGTGCTGGCGCCGGGAAGTGCACACGGTACTACCTGGATCAAGAAAATGGTGCCTTATGTGACTGCCTCGGCAAGTGGCTGGATGACGTTTAGAGGGGCGAGACGCAGAAGGGCGATAGATAAAGGATTTGTGCTAAGCGATCACTGTGACTGGCAGGGATTGTTGAAATCTATAAAAGAAACCGGTTGTGAAAAAGTGATCTGCACGCATGGCTATACCGATATTTTCTCCAGATTTCTGAGGGAACAGGGATATGACGCCAGAACCGAAGAAACTCAATACGAGGGAGAAGCTGGCCAGATGGAAAGCGACAAAGAAAAAGATTCAGAATGA
- a CDS encoding DUF1440 domain-containing protein, with product MSVSTFLQKDSYMSNTSRGLISGFVGGLAGTAVKTLIEQFLPVRKIEQSSAQIKIIDDLSVKITGTPVSIENEALAEQLVNIPMGGSLGAAYGYGKKERYGLRPMDGIAFGATTWASTHETSLPILGLEPKPTDVPIRMQMNELFAHVAFGVVTEVVRHYVDKQIRENN from the coding sequence ATGAGCGTAAGTACTTTTCTTCAGAAAGATTCATATATGTCTAACACAAGTCGTGGACTTATCTCCGGATTCGTTGGTGGGTTAGCCGGTACGGCGGTAAAAACTCTTATTGAGCAATTTTTACCGGTTAGAAAGATCGAACAAAGTTCAGCTCAAATTAAAATAATTGATGATTTATCGGTTAAAATCACCGGAACTCCTGTCAGCATTGAAAACGAAGCTTTAGCCGAACAATTGGTGAATATTCCTATGGGTGGTTCGTTAGGAGCCGCTTACGGATATGGTAAAAAAGAGCGGTACGGCCTTAGACCCATGGATGGGATTGCATTTGGCGCCACCACCTGGGCATCTACCCACGAAACCTCTTTACCAATTTTAGGTTTGGAACCTAAACCTACAGATGTTCCTATTAGAATGCAGATGAACGAGTTGTTTGCTCACGTCGCATTTGGTGTGGTAACTGAGGTGGTAAGACATTATGTAGATAAGCAGATTAGAGAAAATAATTAA
- a CDS encoding ATP-dependent DNA ligase: MKAFADLIKTLDSTNKTTLKVAALTEYFNNAPPKDKVWTIAILSHRRPPRPVNTTLMREWASELSKIPLWLFEESYHIVGDLAETIALVIPPADESSEKSLNQFLQEIVELKKKSEEEKKAYLFDNWLNLNYYERFVFTKLITGSFRIGVSQKLMTRALSKATSIDEDILAYKLMGNWEPSKITFEKLILEENEENFLSKPYPFYLAYAIEGEPQDLGDVSQWSAEHKWDGIRSQVIIRNDELFVWSRGEELVTDKYPEFEALVEAIPNGTVIDGEILPFPKGEIGTFKDLQTRIGRKNISKKLLEKTPVILKAYDVLEWEGEDIRNIAFGERRKILEKLYYKVKSEELPLHLSESIRFKSWEEAAQVRENSREVKSEGLMLKRLDSPYLVGRKKGDWWKWKVDPLTIDGVLTYAMRGHGRRSNLFTDYTFGLWDEENKELVTFAKAYSGLTDKEFRSLDAWIKKNTLERFGPVRSVTPHHVFEIAFEGIAESKRHKSGVATRFPRILRWRKDKKMEDANTLEDLKNLIP; encoded by the coding sequence ATGAAGGCATTTGCAGATCTTATTAAAACGCTGGACAGCACTAATAAAACCACTTTAAAGGTAGCGGCACTTACCGAATATTTTAATAATGCGCCGCCAAAAGATAAAGTGTGGACCATTGCGATATTGAGTCATAGAAGACCACCACGTCCTGTAAATACTACGCTTATGCGTGAGTGGGCATCAGAATTATCAAAAATTCCACTATGGCTTTTTGAAGAATCTTATCATATTGTAGGTGATCTTGCTGAAACTATTGCCCTGGTAATACCACCTGCCGATGAATCATCTGAGAAAAGTCTGAATCAATTTCTACAGGAAATCGTTGAGTTGAAAAAGAAATCTGAAGAAGAGAAGAAAGCTTATCTTTTTGATAACTGGCTGAACTTGAACTATTATGAACGCTTTGTTTTTACAAAGCTCATTACCGGAAGTTTCAGAATTGGGGTAAGTCAGAAATTAATGACCCGTGCGCTTTCCAAAGCGACTAGTATTGACGAAGATATCCTCGCCTATAAACTGATGGGCAACTGGGAACCTTCAAAAATCACTTTTGAGAAACTGATTCTGGAAGAGAATGAGGAAAATTTTCTTTCCAAACCCTATCCTTTTTACCTGGCCTACGCTATTGAAGGAGAACCGCAAGATTTAGGGGATGTTTCCCAATGGAGTGCAGAACATAAATGGGATGGAATACGTTCGCAGGTAATTATAAGGAATGATGAACTTTTTGTCTGGAGCCGGGGGGAAGAATTGGTTACCGATAAATATCCGGAATTTGAGGCATTGGTAGAAGCTATTCCAAATGGGACAGTGATAGACGGTGAAATTTTACCATTTCCGAAGGGGGAAATAGGAACCTTTAAGGACCTCCAAACCAGGATAGGTAGAAAAAATATAAGTAAGAAACTGCTGGAGAAAACGCCGGTAATTCTGAAAGCTTATGATGTTCTGGAATGGGAAGGAGAGGATATTAGAAATATTGCATTTGGCGAGCGTAGAAAAATTCTCGAAAAATTATACTATAAAGTGAAATCTGAAGAACTGCCTTTACATTTATCTGAAAGCATTCGATTTAAGAGTTGGGAAGAAGCGGCCCAGGTGCGGGAAAATTCCAGGGAAGTAAAATCTGAAGGCTTAATGCTGAAAAGATTGGATTCTCCTTATTTAGTTGGTAGGAAAAAGGGAGATTGGTGGAAGTGGAAGGTGGATCCTTTAACCATTGATGGGGTTCTTACTTATGCCATGAGAGGTCATGGTAGGAGAAGCAATTTATTTACCGATTATACTTTTGGGCTTTGGGATGAAGAAAATAAAGAATTGGTAACTTTTGCCAAAGCCTATTCCGGGTTAACCGATAAAGAGTTTAGAAGCCTGGATGCCTGGATCAAGAAAAATACCCTGGAGCGTTTTGGCCCGGTCAGAAGTGTAACTCCGCATCATGTTTTTGAAATAGCTTTTGAAGGCATTGCAGAATCTAAAAGACATAAAAGCGGTGTAGCAACCAGGTTCCCGAGAATTCTACGCTGGCGGAAAGATAAAAAGATGGAGGATGCCAATACGCTGGAAGATCTCAAAAATTTGATTCCCTGA
- a CDS encoding TerB family tellurite resistance protein, which produces MSFSDLFGSGEHLRNLSHFASIVNLAAVDGDINEDEELLLKRFARKLDISEDEYAKVIENPKSFPLSSYNSIERRLERLHDLFRIIFADHIIDDEETELIKKYAIGLGFSSQASEGIIKRSIQIFSGQLNFEDYRYLLEKENS; this is translated from the coding sequence ATGTCCTTTTCAGATTTATTTGGCTCGGGAGAGCACTTACGTAACCTTAGTCACTTCGCTTCTATTGTGAACCTTGCTGCCGTTGATGGCGACATCAATGAGGATGAAGAATTACTTCTTAAACGTTTTGCGAGAAAACTTGATATTAGTGAAGATGAATATGCCAAGGTTATAGAAAACCCTAAGTCTTTTCCTTTGTCTTCTTATAACAGCATTGAAAGAAGACTGGAACGTCTTCATGATCTTTTCAGAATAATTTTTGCAGATCATATTATTGATGATGAGGAAACTGAGCTGATCAAAAAATACGCAATAGGTCTTGGCTTCTCAAGCCAGGCTTCTGAAGGTATTATTAAGCGCTCTATACAGATTTTTAGCGGACAGCTGAATTTTGAAGATTATCGCTACTTGCTTGAAAAGGAAAATTCCTGA
- a CDS encoding amidohydrolase, whose product MSEKLNIAFIQANLHWEDAEANRRLFSEEIAKISEGVELIILPEMFTTGFSMNAENLAEETEAKTLTWMREIARSKSTAVTGSVIITENGNYYNRLFFVFPDGSYKLYDKRHTFTLAKEHLTYTAGTERLIVEYKGWKICPLVCYDLRFPVWARNTVEYDLLIYVANWPEKRVNAWDALLKARAIENMSYCVGLNRTGEDGDGYVYNGHSAAYDPLGKELTELDRSDEFTAEFSIEKASLNEVRNKLKFLQDRDNFTLN is encoded by the coding sequence ATGAGCGAAAAACTAAATATTGCATTTATACAGGCGAACCTTCATTGGGAAGATGCAGAGGCGAATAGAAGGCTTTTTTCAGAAGAAATAGCGAAGATTTCAGAGGGTGTAGAATTAATTATTCTTCCTGAAATGTTTACGACGGGATTCAGTATGAACGCCGAAAATCTTGCGGAAGAAACCGAAGCTAAAACCTTAACCTGGATGAGGGAAATCGCCAGGTCTAAATCTACTGCCGTTACCGGAAGTGTGATCATTACCGAAAATGGGAATTATTACAATCGATTATTTTTCGTTTTTCCGGATGGTTCTTATAAGCTATATGATAAAAGACATACGTTTACCCTTGCAAAAGAACATTTAACCTACACTGCGGGAACCGAGCGACTTATAGTTGAATATAAGGGCTGGAAGATATGTCCACTGGTATGTTATGACCTTCGCTTTCCGGTTTGGGCGCGGAATACGGTAGAATACGATCTTTTAATCTATGTCGCCAACTGGCCGGAAAAAAGGGTAAACGCCTGGGATGCATTATTGAAAGCAAGGGCTATCGAAAACATGAGCTATTGTGTAGGTTTGAACCGCACCGGGGAAGATGGTGACGGTTATGTTTACAATGGACATTCGGCTGCTTATGATCCTCTGGGAAAAGAATTGACAGAATTAGATCGTTCAGATGAATTTACAGCTGAATTCAG
- a CDS encoding ligase-associated DNA damage response DEXH box helicase, with protein MKRADLLQLAENWFSENDWKPFKFQKDTWKAYLQKKNGLLNAPTGSGKTYALWVPIVLDYIKKNPDYQTKHKKGLKAIWITPLRALSVEIEQAASRFAEEMGTQFTVGIRTGDTSQKERAAQKKAMPDLLITTPESLHLLLSSKNYDKTFEGLQAIVIDEWHELLGTKRGVQVELALSRLKTVSKDLRVWGISATIGNLEQAREVLLGPTSEALKNSVMIRANLKKKIEVRSIIPDKMEKFPWRGHLGLHLLDEVVPIINNSRTTLLFTNTRSQCELWFQKLMHKYPEFAGEVAMHHGSINKETRLWVEQAIRNESLKAVVCTSSLDLGVDFAPVETIVQIGGPKGVARFLQRAGRSGHQPGKVSVIYFLPTHAIELIEASALQKAVQKQAVEDRIPYLMSFDVLVQYLNSLAVSDGFYPKEIYPEIASTFCFQGITPEQWTWILNFITKGSQSLQAYDEYKKVEIEEDGRFKINNRGVAMRHRLQIGTIVSDAMLSVKYMKGGYIGTMEEWFISKLKPGDVFTFAGRNLELVRIKNMQVLVRKSSKKTSKVPSWMGGRMTFSAQMSELLREEMYTASRLEEGEKSTKELMALSGIFERQKKDSIIPKSDEFLIETFKTREGYHAVFYPFEGRFVHEALGSLLAYRISLLSPISFSIAFNDYGFELLSDQEIDMQQVLDNNLFSAEYLMDDLYKSLNATEMARRKFRDIAVVAGLVFTGYPNKLVKSKHLQSNSQLLFSVFRDYEEDNLLYQQAFRETFEHQLEEGRLRLSLERIEDQEIEWRKCEKPTPFSFPIITDRLREKLSSEKLEDRIRRMLKQLEN; from the coding sequence TTGAAAAGAGCTGATCTTTTGCAGCTTGCTGAAAACTGGTTTTCTGAAAATGACTGGAAGCCTTTCAAATTTCAGAAAGATACCTGGAAAGCATATTTACAGAAAAAAAATGGATTGCTTAATGCGCCTACGGGAAGCGGAAAAACCTATGCCCTGTGGGTTCCCATTGTTTTAGACTACATTAAAAAAAATCCCGATTACCAAACCAAACATAAAAAGGGATTAAAAGCGATCTGGATCACTCCCTTGCGAGCGCTTTCCGTAGAAATTGAACAGGCGGCCAGCAGGTTTGCCGAAGAAATGGGCACTCAGTTCACGGTAGGAATAAGAACCGGAGATACTTCTCAAAAGGAACGCGCTGCCCAGAAAAAAGCAATGCCCGATCTTTTAATTACGACTCCGGAAAGCCTTCATCTGCTATTATCTTCCAAGAATTACGATAAAACTTTTGAAGGCCTTCAGGCAATTGTTATAGATGAGTGGCATGAACTTTTAGGCACTAAGCGCGGAGTGCAGGTAGAACTGGCTTTGTCCAGACTGAAGACCGTTTCTAAAGATCTGCGGGTCTGGGGAATTTCGGCAACTATAGGAAACCTGGAACAGGCTCGGGAAGTTTTGCTAGGACCAACTTCTGAAGCCTTGAAAAATTCAGTAATGATCAGGGCAAACTTGAAAAAGAAGATCGAGGTGAGATCTATCATCCCTGATAAAATGGAAAAATTTCCCTGGCGAGGACATTTGGGATTGCATCTTCTGGATGAGGTGGTTCCCATTATTAATAATTCCAGAACTACGCTGCTTTTTACGAATACCCGCTCGCAATGTGAACTCTGGTTTCAAAAATTAATGCATAAATATCCTGAATTTGCGGGGGAAGTAGCCATGCACCATGGGAGTATTAATAAAGAAACCCGGCTTTGGGTAGAGCAGGCCATTAGAAATGAAAGTCTGAAAGCAGTGGTTTGTACTTCCAGTCTTGACCTGGGTGTGGATTTCGCTCCGGTGGAAACCATCGTCCAAATAGGCGGGCCAAAGGGAGTTGCGAGATTTTTACAGCGTGCAGGTCGTAGTGGTCACCAACCGGGGAAAGTTAGCGTTATATATTTTCTACCAACCCATGCCATAGAACTTATTGAAGCTTCTGCACTACAAAAAGCGGTACAAAAACAGGCTGTGGAAGATAGAATTCCATATTTAATGAGTTTTGATGTACTGGTGCAATATTTGAATTCGCTGGCGGTTTCTGATGGGTTTTATCCGAAAGAAATTTATCCGGAGATCGCTTCAACTTTTTGTTTCCAGGGAATTACTCCCGAGCAATGGACATGGATCCTGAATTTTATTACCAAAGGCAGCCAGAGTCTGCAAGCCTATGATGAATATAAAAAAGTGGAGATCGAAGAGGATGGTAGGTTCAAAATAAATAATCGCGGAGTGGCTATGCGTCACCGCCTGCAAATAGGAACTATCGTAAGCGATGCCATGTTGAGCGTAAAATATATGAAAGGCGGCTATATTGGAACTATGGAAGAATGGTTTATTTCCAAACTTAAGCCGGGGGATGTATTTACCTTTGCAGGAAGAAATTTAGAGTTGGTGCGGATCAAAAATATGCAGGTACTGGTTCGAAAATCTTCAAAGAAAACTTCAAAAGTACCTAGCTGGATGGGTGGGAGAATGACATTTTCAGCACAAATGAGTGAATTGCTGAGGGAAGAAATGTATACCGCATCAAGGCTTGAAGAAGGTGAAAAGTCGACTAAGGAACTTATGGCCTTATCCGGGATTTTTGAAAGACAAAAGAAAGATTCAATTATTCCAAAAAGCGATGAGTTTCTTATCGAAACTTTTAAAACGAGAGAAGGATATCATGCGGTTTTTTATCCATTTGAAGGCAGATTTGTGCATGAAGCTTTAGGAAGTCTCCTGGCCTACCGAATAAGTCTTTTATCGCCTATCAGTTTTTCCATTGCCTTTAATGATTACGGATTTGAACTTCTTTCAGATCAGGAGATCGATATGCAACAGGTGCTAGATAATAACCTGTTTAGCGCAGAATATTTGATGGATGATCTCTATAAAAGCCTGAATGCAACTGAGATGGCACGAAGGAAATTCCGTGACATTGCGGTGGTGGCAGGCCTTGTCTTTACCGGGTATCCGAATAAACTGGTAAAAAGCAAACATCTTCAGTCTAATTCGCAGCTATTGTTCAGTGTTTTCAGGGATTATGAAGAAGATAATTTGTTATATCAGCAAGCATTCAGGGAAACATTTGAACATCAACTGGAAGAAGGAAGATTGAGATTGTCCCTGGAACGAATAGAAGATCAGGAAATAGAATGGCGAAAATGTGAAAAACCAACGCCTTTCTCTTTTCCGATTATAACCGATAGGCTACGGGAAAAATTGTCTTCAGAAAAACTGGAAGATAGAATACGAAGAATGCTGAAGCAGCTGGAAAATTAA